TCGATCAACTCAGCAAGGATCCGTCGCTGGTGCAGGGGCTCCTTCGTCAGGCCAACAGCACATCCAATAGCGCTGGACTTTCACCGATTCTGGCCGTGGACGCGGCGATCGATCGGATTGGACTTGCGGGAACACGTGCGGTCGTCGTGGCCGCGTCGGTGGATGGTCTGCTGAGCAAGCCCGGTGCGCCGTACGACGCCCTGCTCGCCACCGCGTGGCAGCGCATGGTGAACACGGGGCCAATGGCGCGTGCCATCGCACCGGCCTTCGCCGCCGATGGTGAGGAGGCGTTCGCGATTGCGCTGCTGCACGATGTTGGCCTGCTCATCATTTTCGATCAGATCTCAACGCTGCGCACCAACAATCGCCGCGCGGTCGCTTTGCCGGAGGGCTGGCTCGACCTGCTCATCGGCGAACTCCACGAGCCATTGGGCGCCATTGCCGCGCACCGCTGGGGACTTGGCATCGACGCCGCCGACGCCATCGGTACGCACCATCGCCGTGCACGTCCCGGTGACCGTCACCCGCTGGCCGAGACACTCTTTGTGGCGGAGCATCTGGAGGCCGCGGTGAGTCGCGGTGAGCCGCTCGATCTCTTCGGCCTTTGGGAGCTCGGTGACTTGACGGGCGACCCCATGCACGTGCGCGGCATCATTGACCGGCAGCTCTCCAGGAACTGAATGAACATTTGAACGATGCAGTTCTCTTGACCTGACGAGCACGCCGGTGTCGATTGCCCTACAGCAATCCTCGAACGGAGCGGTGTACGCGTGGCCATCAATCTCAAGGCAGTGTTGCGTCACGCGAGCACGCTCCAGCGCGCCACGACGCTGAGTGAGTTGGTGGCGCTGACGTGGAGCGCGGTCAGGAGCGAGACGCGATATCGAACCGCGTGGCTGGCGCTGGTCGAGCCGGCGGATCCGGCGCACTTCCGCGTCGTGCAGGTGGAAGGCAGCATGCAGGAACTGGTGTTGGAGCGGTGCCCGAAAGTCGCAATCGCCGGTGACGCGATGTTGCACGAACTCATCGAGGGCAAGGCGCCCGTGCTGGTCCTCGAGGCCGCGGCTGATCCGCGCACCAACAAGGCCATGGTCGCCGCGCTTGGCAATCGCACCATCCTGAACGTGCCGATGGTGCTCGGTCCGGTGGTGGTTGGCGCCCTGGGCGTGGGCACCTTCGGCGACGAGGGTGTGCTGGCACCCACCGACGATGAAGTGGAAGCCCTTGTGATTCTCGCGACGCAACTCGCCGGCGCCATCACGCGGATGTCGCTCCTCGATGCGCAACGACAGGATGCCGAGCGTCGTCAGCGCTTGGAGCGGCACCTGGAATCACTGCAGCGTGTGGAATTGATGGGCGTGTTGGCCGCGGGCGTCGCGCACGATCTGAACAACTACCTCACGGTGGCGCAGGCCAATCTCGGATTGCTGGAGCTGTCGTCGACCGACACCGACCAAGGCCTCGTCGACGCGGCGATGCAGGCCACGCAACGTGCCAGCGATGTCGTGCGGCAGTTGCTGTCGCTGGGACGGGCCCAGTCCCGGAATCGCGAGCGCGTAGATCTGCAGGCGCGCGTTGCCGGCACCGTGCGTCTCGTACGCTCGTCGATGCCCGCCAACGTGACACTGACGCGCGAACTCGGTGGCGCTCCTCCGGTAATCGGCGACCCCGTGCAGATCGAGCAAGCCTTGGCGAACTTGCTGATCAACGCGCGCGAGGCGGTGGGCAACGCCGGCGCGATCACTATCGGCGTGCACGAGCGCGTACTGAACGAGGAGTTCGTACGGGCGCAGTCGTGGGCGCGGACCGGTCGGTTCGCGTGTGTCTCTGTGAGCGACACCGGCGCTGGCATTCCGGCGGACGTCCTGCCAAGCATCTATGATCCGCTGTTCTCGACCAAGACCATCGGCACCGGGCTCGGCCTCGCCGTCGTGTCACGCGTCGTCCAACAGCATGCCGGACTGATTCACTGCGAGTCGACACTGGGGCATGGCACCCGGTTCGAGCTGTACTTCCCGGTGGACGCCACGGCGTAGGCACGTTCAGACCCCGGCACGAGCGCTAATCGTCGACGGGACCGGTGTCATCGACGTTCCGATTCGTCATGGCTGTCCGCGTGCGCGGGTCGAGCAGCCGTAGCGCGCAGCTGCGCAGGATATGGCGAGCGCTGTCTTCGCCGCGATCGAAGGCCTGCAGGAATCGCTGCTGCGCGGCGGGCTCCCACAGTGCGATCATCGGTTCGATCTCCTGCGTATCCGGATTCAGATAGCCGATCGCCTCGATGTTGTCGGCGCGCGCGTCCACGAGACGCTGCAGATCCTGCGCATCGATCCACGGATAGTCGCAACCAACCACGAGCCACGCCACAGGGTTGTCTCGAGAGAATGCGGCGTGCAGGCCGCTGGCCGGACCATGTCCGGGCACGATGTCGTGTATGGCATGATCGCCGAGCATCCAGTCATCCGCCTGCGACGGTGTGCACGACCAGTACGGTTCGGCGTCGCACGCCCGCAGGGAATCCGCGAGGAACTGCCACTGCGGCGCGCCGTGATACGCGATCGTCGCTTTGTCTCGCCCCATCCGCGAACTCGCCCCTCCCGTCAGGACCAGTCCACGTAGCGGCGCCAACGTGCGAGCTCGCGGCATTCGCGATGCCTACTTCAACTCGCGGATCTTGATGTTCCGCATGGAGAGCTCACCGTTGTGATCGCCTTGAATGGCGAGAAAGCCCTTCTTCGCCAGGCCCCAGTCGGCGAACGGGGCAAACTTGAGCGGCTTCTTGGTGGGGTCGTTCGGATCGCCCCGCAGTTTGAGCATCCATTCCGGCGACCACATTTCGTACTGCGCGATGAGCTGGCCGTTGAGCCAGTGTTCGACGTGCGGGCCTTTCGCGACGATACGCGTGGTATTCCACTCGCCAGCGCGATGTACCACACCGCGCTTCGACGGATAAAAGCCGTACACCGCGGCCACGGACGTCATGATGTTTCGGCTATCGGGCGTGAGCGAGTCTTCGGCCAGCTGATACTCCGGCGCGCTCCAGTACACCTTGGTTTCCTTCTCGGTGGCGCGATAAAAGATGCCCGAGTTACCGCGCAGCGGGAGCTTCCAGTCGAGCGTAAGTTCGAAGTCTCCGTACTGCTCGCGCGTGACGATGTCATTGGTGGTTTTCACCTTGGTCATCGTGCCGTTCACGGCCATCCATTCGGGCGGCAAGTCGGCCTGCTGGTATCCGCGCCAGGCGGCGAGCGATGTACCGTCGAAAAGCAGCGTCCACCCGGCCTTTTTCTCGGCGTCGGAGAGCGTGTTCGCGGCCGCCGTGGCCGGCGCAGTCGCCGTCGAAGGTTTCACGGACGCCGCGCAGCCCGTGAACATCACGAGGGCGGCAAGGGACAGGAGACGACGGGTCATGGCGAGCGGTGCGGTGGTGGGCAGGGCAGGAGCGTGAAAGATTGCGGCAACGCTCGTCATTGCACCAGCCACGTGCGCGATCGACGCGCCACCAGCACGGTAGCGACCAGATTGCCCGTCACATTCAGCACCGTCGCGATCGTGTCGGGAATGGCGTCGACGGCGATCAGAATGCCGACGCCCTCGACGGGCAGTCCGACGGCGAGCAACAGCGGGGTGAGCATGATGAACCCGCCGCGTGGAATCCCGGGTGACGCGAACCCGAGAAAGACCGAGGCCAACGCGATCGTGAACAATTCCGGCGCGTGTATCGGCACGTTGTAGAACCAGGCAATGAACATCGCGCCGGCGGTCCAGGTGGTCGGTGCGGCCAGCTTGAACATGGCGGCGCCGAGCGGGAGCATGAATCCGGTTACGTTCTTGGGCAGCGCGAGCGCGTCTTCGGCCGCCTCCACGAGGGCCGGGAGTGCAGCGAGCGAGGAGCTCGAGCTGAAGGCAATCAGCTGCGCCGGAAGCGCGGCTTTGGCAAATCGCCCCATAGGAATTCCGCCGACGAGGGCGACGACGGGATAGAGCAGCGCGATTACCAGCAGCGTGACGAGCGTGTAGGCCGCGATGTAGAACCCGATGGCACCCGCCATCGACCCGCCGGCGTGCGCCGTGATAGGCAACACCATGGCGAACACGCCGATCGGGGCCAGCCAGATCACGCCCCGCACCAGTGTCATCATGGCCTCGCCGAGGGCGCGAAAGAATGCGACCAACGTGGTGCGCGTCTCGGTCGAGCTGCGGGCGACCGCGATCGCAAACAGCAGCACGAACAGAATGAACGGCACCATCGCGCCGTTGGCCGCCGCGCTAATCGGGTTGGCGGGCAGCAGGGAGGTCAGCCATGACGCGAACGTGGGCGTCTGCCCGCTGCGTGCGACTTCGCTCGCCGCCTCTGCGGCGCCGGGGGGCAGGGCCGGACGCGCGCCGGTGGGCATGAAGGAGAAGAGCAGCGGCACCGTGGGAATGACCAAGGCGGCCGCACCGATCAGCAAGGCGAGAAAGACGCCGAGCGCACTGGCGCCCATGCGTCCGATATCGCGGACGTCGGAGGCCGACGCCACGCCGGTCACGATCAGGGCGACCAACAACGGGATGACCGTCATGCGGATCGCCGTCACCCACAGCTCACCAACGGGAACGAGCGCGTCGGCCGCCTGTAACGCCCGCGGATTGCCGGTCGAGGCGATCAGCGCCCCGAGCAGGATGGCCAGAACGAGGGAGGCGAGCACGCGGGTGCCTTCTTTCATGCAGGGAGGGCTGGAGGGGATGAACCGGCCCCCGAAACAAGCACGTCGGCCGGAGACTCGCCAGCTTGCAATGGAAGGAGTCGTATCGTGTTCACGTCTTCACTTCGTATTGCTGTTCTTCCGCTCGCAACTGTCGCCGCTATTGCGATACCGCGAGTTGCCGCTGCGCAGACGTGCCTGGGGCTCGCCGACCAACGGCTCGTCTCGCAGAGCGTCTCCGGCACCGCTGGTGCATCGGGTGAACTGCGGCGCCTGTCGGGACAGTATTCACTCGCCGGCGAACGCGTGTTCGGGAGCCTCACTGGGTCCTACCTTGCGCGGGAGGACCGTACCGCGCCCGGGGCCGTCGTGGGCGGTGAGCTCGGCTACGCGAAGGCGCTGCCCGGGGGATTTGCGGTGTGTCCTCGCGCGCAGCTGACCTGGCAATCCGCTCGCGTGGGTTTGGACGCCTTCACCACGGCATCGTTGGGTGCCGCGTTTGGCCGCGCGATTTCCGTGACGGGCTCCTTTGCCCTCGTGCCGTCGCTGCAACTTGGCATCGCCAACCGCAGTGGCGGCCCGCTCGGTCTGCTCCAGATTGGTCCGGATACGAAGCTGCCACCCAACAACCGCACGTTCGGTGAACTCGGCGTCGGCATCGGCCTGCGGTTCGGCGACGTGCTCACGGTGCGACCGGCGTACAATCGTGCTTTCGGCATGGGCGCGGGGCTGCTCACGGACTACGACAACACGTTCTCGCTGTCGATCTCGGTGGGGCGCAATCGGCGGTAATACCATACCCCCGCGCGCCATTGGGCACACGGGGGCATCTCTTCGTCCTACTCGAAGGCCGAGCTGCTACGCAGCAACCCTCACGTCAGCCGGGGATCGATCGGAGCCCACTCAGCGCCGTGTTCGTCGCGTTCGTGTAGGTCGTCTGAGGGTTCGTGGACGTCGTCGTTGCCGTCGTAGTGCTCGTCCTCACAACATAGGTGGAGGCGGTCTTTACGGGCGCGGTGGAGGTTGTGCTGGTGGGGGCCGTCGTGCCCGTGTTCATGTCCAATGAGCCGTCG
The Gemmatimonas sp. genome window above contains:
- a CDS encoding HDOD domain-containing protein, with translation MPRRPEEILHAYEPAVEESRGGGLVWLARDNSYWSERVERVLARLRGDWAQSGDGAKWPDAAALLSLLSASPVEMIRQLPAAARDAMALCEQENVPRRQLVDQLSKDPSLVQGLLRQANSTSNSAGLSPILAVDAAIDRIGLAGTRAVVVAASVDGLLSKPGAPYDALLATAWQRMVNTGPMARAIAPAFAADGEEAFAIALLHDVGLLIIFDQISTLRTNNRRAVALPEGWLDLLIGELHEPLGAIAAHRWGLGIDAADAIGTHHRRARPGDRHPLAETLFVAEHLEAAVSRGEPLDLFGLWELGDLTGDPMHVRGIIDRQLSRN
- a CDS encoding cation:dicarboxylase symporter family transporter, whose amino-acid sequence is MKEGTRVLASLVLAILLGALIASTGNPRALQAADALVPVGELWVTAIRMTVIPLLVALIVTGVASASDVRDIGRMGASALGVFLALLIGAAALVIPTVPLLFSFMPTGARPALPPGAAEAASEVARSGQTPTFASWLTSLLPANPISAAANGAMVPFILFVLLFAIAVARSSTETRTTLVAFFRALGEAMMTLVRGVIWLAPIGVFAMVLPITAHAGGSMAGAIGFYIAAYTLVTLLVIALLYPVVALVGGIPMGRFAKAALPAQLIAFSSSSSLAALPALVEAAEDALALPKNVTGFMLPLGAAMFKLAAPTTWTAGAMFIAWFYNVPIHAPELFTIALASVFLGFASPGIPRGGFIMLTPLLLAVGLPVEGVGILIAVDAIPDTIATVLNVTGNLVATVLVARRSRTWLVQ
- a CDS encoding ATP-binding protein; the encoded protein is MAINLKAVLRHASTLQRATTLSELVALTWSAVRSETRYRTAWLALVEPADPAHFRVVQVEGSMQELVLERCPKVAIAGDAMLHELIEGKAPVLVLEAAADPRTNKAMVAALGNRTILNVPMVLGPVVVGALGVGTFGDEGVLAPTDDEVEALVILATQLAGAITRMSLLDAQRQDAERRQRLERHLESLQRVELMGVLAAGVAHDLNNYLTVAQANLGLLELSSTDTDQGLVDAAMQATQRASDVVRQLLSLGRAQSRNRERVDLQARVAGTVRLVRSSMPANVTLTRELGGAPPVIGDPVQIEQALANLLINAREAVGNAGAITIGVHERVLNEEFVRAQSWARTGRFACVSVSDTGAGIPADVLPSIYDPLFSTKTIGTGLGLAVVSRVVQQHAGLIHCESTLGHGTRFELYFPVDATA
- a CDS encoding NTP transferase domain-containing protein codes for the protein MPRARTLAPLRGLVLTGGASSRMGRDKATIAYHGAPQWQFLADSLRACDAEPYWSCTPSQADDWMLGDHAIHDIVPGHGPASGLHAAFSRDNPVAWLVVGCDYPWIDAQDLQRLVDARADNIEAIGYLNPDTQEIEPMIALWEPAAQQRFLQAFDRGEDSARHILRSCALRLLDPRTRTAMTNRNVDDTGPVDD
- a CDS encoding DUF1080 domain-containing protein produces the protein MTRRLLSLAALVMFTGCAASVKPSTATAPATAAANTLSDAEKKAGWTLLFDGTSLAAWRGYQQADLPPEWMAVNGTMTKVKTTNDIVTREQYGDFELTLDWKLPLRGNSGIFYRATEKETKVYWSAPEYQLAEDSLTPDSRNIMTSVAAVYGFYPSKRGVVHRAGEWNTTRIVAKGPHVEHWLNGQLIAQYEMWSPEWMLKLRGDPNDPTKKPLKFAPFADWGLAKKGFLAIQGDHNGELSMRNIKIRELK